One window from the genome of Lentibacillus daqui encodes:
- a CDS encoding aspartyl-phosphate phosphatase Spo0E family protein, whose amino-acid sequence MKSKKQLREQIEKLKTDMIASGNKKGLNHPLTVKISQELDELINEYMKLTQQK is encoded by the coding sequence ATGAAATCAAAAAAGCAACTACGGGAACAGATTGAAAAATTAAAAACAGATATGATTGCATCCGGTAACAAAAAAGGTCTTAATCATCCATTAACTGTTAAAATTAGTCAGGAATTGGACGAGCTAATAAACGAATATATGAAATTAACGCAACAAAAATAG